Within Romboutsia sp. CE17, the genomic segment TTTATCAAAAAAGCAGGGATAATATCCCTACTTTATTTATTATTTTAATATTTCAACATTAACTTTTTTAGCTGTTTGATTTCCATTTATAGCTTCCGCAACTTTTTCAGCTATATCTTTATGTTTAGTTGTTATAGTTAATTTAGCTGTTTGATTTTTTACCACTAAAGAATATTCAGCTTCTTTACTTAAATCATTAACTTCTATTGATTCAGTTGTTGACTTAGTTGTTGGTTCAGCTGGTGATTCATCTTCTGATTTTGCTTGCATAGCTAATGTAGTACCATCCATTGCTTTTGTATAAGTTCCGTCAACTAAACTATCATCTGCATAAGTTGCAAGTACTTGAGCTTTTATAGCACTATAATCTGCTACTATATCTGCTACTTTTGCTTTATTTATATTTTTCATTAATGATGGAACAGCAACTACTGCTAATATAGCTATTATAGCTATTACTACTAATAATTCTACTAATGTGAATCCTTTATTATTTTTTCCCTTTTTCATTATTTTTTTTAACATAATATCCCTCCTATTTCTATCTTATTGATTTATTAAAAGTGGTTCTTCCACTTAAAATGGCGTATATTTTTTGCATAAAAAACTCCCCTTAGGAAGGTATCTAAAATCAACTATAATTATTATGCAAATTACATCTGAGATTTTACCATATTCTGTATTTCCAAGCAACAATTTTGATTTTATTTTAAGTAAAAATATTATTAGAAAATATACAGCTTTTCCGTAGATTTCAATTGCGTAAATGAGATTTAATTATCAAATCTCTATACTTAATAGATTCCCATATTCTGTATTTCCAATCAACTATTTTGATTTCATTTTAAGCAAAATATTAGTTAGAAAATATACAGTTTTTCCGTAGATTTCAATTGCGTAAATGAGATTTAATTATCAAGGCTCTATACTTAATATATTCTTTTATTAAATTAAAATATACTACTATGAAAATTAAATCAAAGGAGGGTATCAAGAATAAAAATATTAATTCAAAGGGTAATAAAAATTACTAATATTGTAACATACTTATTACAGTAAAATAACTAAGGGTAAGTGAGAAAGAATATAATATATACCTTCTCATTACCCCTTACAAACTTACCCTCTTATAATCTTAGCTAAATCTTTAGCAAAGTAGGTAATTATTATATCAGCACCAGCCCTCTTAATAGACATAACTGACTCATAAATAGCTCCTTCTGACAAGATGCCGTTCTTAACAGCAGATTTTAACATAGCATACTCACCACTAACATTATAAGCAGCAAGAGGTAATTCAAAATTATCCTTAACTCTTCTTATAACATCTAAATAAGAAAGAGCAGGCTTAACCATAAGTATATCTGCACCTTCTAATGCATCTAACTCAGCCTCAATTAAAGCTTCATTAGAATTAGCTGGATCCATTTGGTAGGTCTTTCTATCTCCAAAACTTGGAGCAGAATTAGCAGCCTCTCTAAATGGACCATAGAAAGTAGATGCATACTTAACACTGTAAGCCATTATTCCTATATTTTCAAAACCAGCTTCATCTAAGCCTTCTCTAAGTGCTGCTATTCTTCCATCCATCATATCAGAAGGTGCCACCATATCAGCACCAGCTTTAGCATGGCTTACTGCTATCTTAGTTAAGTATTCTAATGTAACATCATTTTTAACGTATCCATTTTCATTTAAGATTCCACAATGTCCATGGCTAGTATATTCACACATGCATACATCTGTTATTACATTCATTTCTGGATCTATCTCTTTTATTTTTCTTATAGCTCTTTGAACTATTCCATTATCGTTATATGCTTCACTACCACAAGCATCTTTCTCATGATCATGAGGTATACCGAATAATATTACATGTTCTATTCCTAAATCTTTTATTTCCTTTATTTCATCTTCTAGCATATCAACTGAAAAATGATATACATCTGGTAGTGAAGAAATTTCGCTTTTAACCCCTTCTCCCTCTACTATAAATAAAGGATAAATTAAATCTTCTACATTTAATTTAGTTTCTCTAACTAAATTTCTTATAGCCTTGTTAGCTCTTAACCTTCTAGGTCTTCTTAACATAATCTTCCCTCCAAAAGTATCAAATCAATACTAATCTACAGTAATTGCCTCTACAATCTTATCTATAGTAGCTTTTTCAGCTTCTTTATAGACATCTATATTTAATTCTCTTGCAGTAGCTGAAGTTATTGGTCCTATAGATATTACTTTCGAACTGTTTATTTTTTCTAA encodes:
- the hemB gene encoding porphobilinogen synthase, with the translated sequence MLRRPRRLRANKAIRNLVRETKLNVEDLIYPLFIVEGEGVKSEISSLPDVYHFSVDMLEDEIKEIKDLGIEHVILFGIPHDHEKDACGSEAYNDNGIVQRAIRKIKEIDPEMNVITDVCMCEYTSHGHCGILNENGYVKNDVTLEYLTKIAVSHAKAGADMVAPSDMMDGRIAALREGLDEAGFENIGIMAYSVKYASTFYGPFREAANSAPSFGDRKTYQMDPANSNEALIEAELDALEGADILMVKPALSYLDVIRRVKDNFELPLAAYNVSGEYAMLKSAVKNGILSEGAIYESVMSIKRAGADIIITYFAKDLAKIIRG
- a CDS encoding type II secretion system protein, with the translated sequence MLKKIMKKGKNNKGFTLVELLVVIAIIAILAVVAVPSLMKNINKAKVADIVADYSAIKAQVLATYADDSLVDGTYTKAMDGTTLAMQAKSEDESPAEPTTKSTTESIEVNDLSKEAEYSLVVKNQTAKLTITTKHKDIAEKVAEAINGNQTAKKVNVEILK